A portion of the Ptiloglossa arizonensis isolate GNS036 chromosome 11, iyPtiAriz1_principal, whole genome shotgun sequence genome contains these proteins:
- the LOC143152871 gene encoding defensin-1-like: MKFFALFAFLLVAVAAVMAAPKEVAQEGEFQPLEVVPPQDNSVEERGATCGLVRGDYACAIHCVMLGKPGGHCKAGTCVCY; the protein is encoded by the exons ATGAAATTCTTCGCTTTGTTCGCCTTCCTGTTGGTGGCTGTTGCCGCTGTCATGGCTGCCCCAAAAGAAGTAGCTCAAG AAGGTGAATTCCAACCCCTCGAAGTGGTTCCACCTCAAGATAATTCCGTCGAAGAAAGAGGAGCTACATGTGGCCTTGTCCGAGGAGACTACGCTTGCGCCATTCACTGTGTCATGCTGGGTAAACCAGGTGGTCACTGCAAGGCTGGCACCTGCGTCTGCTACTAA
- the LOC143152905 gene encoding defensin-1-like → MVKIYFLAAFFFLAAVTVTAAPYDDDEGNDDETIIPDKCDSKESKPSWDVLQLNGLLNLDSTGCSVSCLKMGKPGGRCENGICICRKSVLKDLLGKGLNLG, encoded by the exons ATGGTGAAGATCTACTTCCTTGCTGCTTTCTTCTTCCTAGCTGCGGTCACAGTTACGGCTGCACCCTACG ACGACGACGAGGGTAACGACGATGAAACGATAATACCGGACAAATGTGATTCGAAAGAAAGTAAACCGTCTTGGGATGTCTTGCAGTTGAACGGTCTTTTGAATTTAGACAGCACTGGTTGCTCCGTCAGCTGTCTAAAAATGGGTAAACCCGGTGGTCGCTGCGAGAATGGTATCTGCATTTGCCGCAA AAGTGTTTTGAAGGATCTCTTGGGCAAGGGGTTGAATTTGGGTTGA
- the LOC143152848 gene encoding defensin-1-like: MNFYVIFAFLFVAVAATMAVPDQVAKDDSAKAQFEPEEMVLEEDKERGFTCSMGESACVVKCYTLGKPGGYCNKAGTCICYQKF; encoded by the exons ATGAACTTCTACGTGATCTTCGCCTTCCTGTTCGTAGCTGTCGCCGCTACCATGGCTGTTCCAGACCAGGTGGCGAAAG ACGACTCGGCGAAGGCACAATTCGAACCTGAGGAAATGGTTCTCGAGGAAGACAAAGAAAGAGGATTTACCTGCAGTATGGGAGAGAGTGCTTGCGTTGTCAAATGTTACACCCTGGGAAAACCCGGTGGTTACTGCAACAAAGCGGGAACCTGTATTTGTTACCA aaaattttga